Proteins from one Halalkalicoccus sp. NIPERK01 genomic window:
- a CDS encoding endonuclease NucS domain-containing protein, whose product MPIEFGLWRIDNNDFRRLSSQRLTNESRLEQLLVEDPNLLGSKLLIIGQQVHTASGNRLDLLGIDVDGDLHIIELKRDRTPRDVVAQALDYAAWVRTLTYDDIVDLYNEFETDHEFETAFAEQFGASRPDGAPDIPEDINQSHSLTIVASELDGATERIIEYLAEEYSVPVNAVRFNYYEDDGREYIGRTWLIDPQETNEPPSKRESWNGRDFYVSFGEGVHRSWRDARQYGFISGGQGEWYSRTLGQLSIDDRVFVHVPQHGYVGVGNVTQEKTPVTEFTVKIDGEDRPILDCELAATAMDENAADPELREYVVGVEWIDTRPLNEAYWETGMYANQNTVTKLRNQFTLDRLSDTFQIDR is encoded by the coding sequence ATGCCAATCGAATTTGGACTCTGGCGGATCGATAACAACGATTTCCGCCGACTGTCCTCACAACGACTCACCAATGAATCGAGACTCGAGCAACTCCTCGTTGAGGATCCGAACCTCTTGGGCAGCAAACTCCTCATCATTGGTCAACAGGTCCATACAGCGAGCGGCAATCGTCTCGATCTCTTAGGAATCGACGTCGACGGTGACCTCCATATTATCGAGCTCAAACGCGATCGAACACCCCGCGATGTCGTTGCACAGGCACTAGACTATGCGGCGTGGGTTCGAACACTCACGTACGACGATATTGTCGATCTCTACAATGAGTTCGAAACGGACCACGAGTTTGAGACAGCATTCGCCGAACAGTTCGGCGCCAGCCGACCAGACGGTGCACCAGATATTCCTGAAGACATCAACCAGAGCCACAGTCTCACGATCGTCGCTTCCGAACTAGACGGAGCAACCGAACGCATTATCGAGTATTTGGCCGAAGAATACAGCGTCCCGGTGAATGCGGTCCGGTTCAACTACTATGAAGACGACGGTCGCGAGTACATCGGCCGAACATGGCTTATCGATCCACAGGAGACGAACGAACCACCAAGCAAACGAGAGTCGTGGAATGGCCGGGATTTCTACGTTTCCTTTGGTGAGGGAGTCCATCGCTCATGGCGTGATGCACGCCAGTATGGATTCATCTCTGGTGGACAGGGCGAATGGTACAGCCGGACGCTTGGTCAACTCTCCATTGATGACCGTGTTTTCGTCCACGTACCCCAGCACGGCTATGTCGGTGTTGGGAACGTCACTCAAGAGAAAACTCCCGTGACCGAATTTACAGTCAAGATTGACGGCGAGGACCGGCCGATTCTCGACTGTGAGCTTGCAGCTACTGCAATGGATGAAAACGCCGCTGATCCAGAATTACGGGAATACGTCGTTGGCGTCGAATGGATCGATACACGACCGTTGAACGAGGCGTATTGGGAAACGGGCATGTACGCGAACCAAAACACTGTCACGAAACTCCGGAATCAATTCACCCTCGATCGACTGTCCGACACATTCCAGATCGATCGCTAA
- a CDS encoding McrB family protein: MDPAVRTENPAVWIEKTRLEGRGYKQEGPLRLGQAVYSPSQNRAGHNTYETMREAAVGDIVLHLLQDRQQIAGVSTIDSELEEDFEGIPEFTWTDEQRQAGGYRRWLTDYSEFDEPIDIYEDVLENDAYQEELRQIRDDYTGLIYDKNLSLVEGFYFTKCPDELVAIFAQEQGETLQEYLQRHGYEVAGDQASIQESDTPDLTHYWNEVQTKRRKANAFLENPSRETFEELVDPAHFWATRAWGSLDYYLDELIFAENTPAEIATVLQDAIESGSVEDVIALRGFGWAVATEILRSLRPEEFAILNKRAIAGMEILGYSPPSTQSATNERYARFVEDVRDAADHYHLREPVAKLSDDGIPEWATDLEIADCAFYGHTMEYLDLAVFANGTTTSLEDAGEYERIAEATTDILDRLEKDTERNLLGTEILSSVIEEWTDVLRRNDLVGGEIATQDVSIYERIRELYQENKTALDEHAETIGAGYVGSLTKGQTLFVVLLRELQQQAGVNRPNFNHVKMELLLKGKYRQKPKALTADSDPPANAATIERQLTHTGQLVFHGPPGTGKTYTAQRFARWWIANQTETATEEQLEVVTFHPSFAYEDFIEGLSAEARDGAVSYDVKDGVFKRFCERAQDAYEQSDDEESPPPYVLIIDEINRGNLAQIFGETITLLESDKRLTRANETRTTLPHSDERFGVPPNLYVIGTMNTADRSIALVDTALRRRFRFIECPPDMSVLYDAYDFAGAQDVTDTALNSPDPVRQLLALSILGVEQLNDAILAAPDLGKGKQIGHSYLLGLTKEDSFEEQLQSIVDAWQYEILPLLTEYYFGQFDRIQQDLFAGGGGKVFDWSTEQIRAFDPEELAQTLIEIAGIDTEWGHSEDPENHTTVYTIDLLLDEGILEQGTVLLFNEQKVPTDSTEAYDASAPFWRCEVTGETGQQNAVRWLYDEELYSLSGLAKKIMRTVSEYNGEANGSEYWRHPEYENQRLVELREALLEHHSDPGSSSEAVD; this comes from the coding sequence ATGGACCCAGCAGTCCGTACTGAGAATCCCGCTGTCTGGATCGAGAAAACCAGACTCGAGGGCCGGGGTTACAAACAGGAGGGGCCACTCAGACTCGGACAAGCGGTATATTCGCCTTCACAGAACCGAGCTGGGCACAACACGTATGAAACGATGCGTGAGGCAGCTGTCGGTGATATCGTCCTTCATCTGCTGCAGGACCGCCAGCAGATTGCCGGTGTCTCGACGATCGACTCAGAACTCGAGGAAGATTTTGAAGGGATTCCGGAGTTTACCTGGACTGACGAACAGCGACAAGCCGGTGGCTATCGACGGTGGCTGACTGACTATAGTGAGTTTGATGAGCCGATCGATATCTATGAGGATGTACTCGAGAACGACGCTTATCAGGAGGAACTACGGCAAATCCGTGACGACTATACCGGCCTTATCTATGATAAGAACCTCTCCTTGGTTGAGGGATTTTACTTCACCAAATGCCCAGATGAGCTCGTTGCGATCTTTGCTCAAGAACAAGGTGAAACGCTTCAGGAATACCTCCAGCGCCATGGCTACGAGGTAGCAGGCGACCAGGCCTCCATTCAAGAAAGCGACACACCGGATCTAACACACTACTGGAACGAGGTTCAGACGAAACGCCGGAAAGCGAATGCTTTTCTCGAGAATCCGTCTCGCGAAACGTTCGAAGAGCTTGTCGATCCAGCCCATTTCTGGGCGACACGTGCTTGGGGAAGTCTCGATTACTATCTCGATGAACTCATTTTTGCCGAGAATACACCGGCTGAAATCGCTACTGTCCTCCAAGATGCTATCGAGAGTGGGTCTGTTGAGGACGTCATCGCTCTCCGTGGATTCGGCTGGGCTGTTGCCACCGAGATTCTGCGATCACTTCGCCCAGAGGAGTTTGCAATCCTCAATAAACGCGCAATCGCTGGGATGGAGATCTTGGGTTACAGTCCGCCAAGCACGCAGTCAGCCACAAACGAACGGTATGCCCGCTTTGTCGAAGATGTGCGAGATGCTGCAGATCACTATCATCTTCGTGAGCCCGTTGCAAAGCTGAGCGATGACGGTATTCCAGAGTGGGCCACTGATCTCGAAATTGCGGACTGTGCCTTCTACGGGCATACGATGGAGTATCTCGATCTCGCAGTCTTCGCTAACGGTACGACAACCTCTCTGGAAGACGCCGGCGAGTACGAGAGAATCGCAGAGGCCACGACGGATATTCTTGACCGCCTTGAAAAGGATACTGAACGAAATCTGCTCGGTACTGAGATTCTCAGCTCAGTAATCGAGGAGTGGACCGATGTTCTCCGTCGGAACGATCTCGTTGGAGGCGAGATCGCTACGCAGGACGTGTCGATCTATGAGCGAATTCGTGAGCTGTACCAAGAAAACAAAACCGCTCTCGATGAGCACGCAGAGACAATTGGTGCAGGGTACGTTGGATCACTGACGAAGGGACAAACGCTCTTTGTCGTTCTTCTTCGAGAACTCCAACAGCAGGCCGGCGTAAACCGCCCTAATTTCAACCATGTGAAGATGGAGCTCCTGCTGAAGGGGAAGTATCGTCAGAAACCGAAGGCGCTCACAGCCGATTCTGACCCCCCAGCGAATGCCGCAACGATTGAACGCCAACTCACACATACCGGCCAACTTGTGTTCCATGGCCCACCTGGGACTGGGAAAACCTACACTGCCCAACGGTTTGCCCGCTGGTGGATTGCTAATCAGACTGAAACAGCGACTGAAGAGCAACTCGAGGTGGTCACGTTCCATCCATCGTTTGCGTACGAGGATTTCATCGAAGGGCTGTCCGCTGAAGCACGAGATGGAGCCGTAAGCTATGATGTGAAAGATGGGGTGTTCAAGCGATTCTGTGAACGCGCTCAAGACGCGTACGAACAGAGTGACGATGAGGAGTCGCCACCGCCGTATGTGCTGATCATCGACGAGATCAATCGGGGGAATCTCGCACAGATCTTCGGTGAGACGATCACACTCCTTGAGTCGGACAAGCGACTTACACGGGCGAATGAGACACGAACAACACTCCCGCATTCGGACGAGCGCTTTGGCGTGCCGCCGAATCTCTACGTGATCGGAACGATGAACACTGCCGATCGGTCGATTGCCCTCGTCGATACGGCACTCCGTCGTCGCTTCCGATTCATCGAGTGTCCACCCGATATGAGCGTCCTGTACGATGCCTACGATTTCGCAGGTGCGCAAGACGTTACAGATACAGCACTGAACAGTCCGGATCCAGTGCGTCAATTGCTTGCGCTGTCTATATTGGGTGTCGAGCAATTGAACGACGCGATTCTGGCAGCTCCCGATTTGGGGAAAGGCAAGCAGATCGGCCACTCATACTTGCTTGGGCTTACTAAGGAGGATTCTTTTGAGGAGCAATTGCAATCAATTGTCGATGCCTGGCAGTACGAGATTCTGCCCTTGTTGACAGAGTATTACTTCGGGCAGTTTGATCGCATCCAACAGGATCTGTTTGCCGGTGGGGGTGGAAAGGTGTTCGATTGGTCGACCGAGCAAATTCGGGCATTTGATCCAGAGGAACTTGCACAGACTCTGATCGAAATCGCAGGGATCGATACGGAGTGGGGGCATTCCGAGGACCCGGAAAATCACACGACAGTATATACGATCGATCTGCTCTTAGATGAAGGCATACTTGAACAAGGTACTGTATTGCTCTTTAATGAGCAGAAGGTGCCTACTGATTCGACTGAAGCCTATGATGCATCTGCGCCGTTCTGGCGGTGTGAAGTGACTGGTGAAACCGGACAGCAGAACGCTGTTCGATGGTTGTACGACGAGGAACTGTATTCGTTGTCGGGGTTAGCGAAGAAGATCATGCGTACGGTTTCAGAGTATAACGGAGAGGCCAATGGATCGGAGTACTGGCGCCATCCGGAATATGAAAACCAACGGTTAGTGGAGCTTCGAGAAGCCCTCCTTGAACATCATAGTGATCCGGGTAGCAGCAGTGAGGCTGTCGACTAA
- a CDS encoding McrC family protein — protein MLELEVNREATRLEVQYQSDGTAVLRATQHVGVVSLPDGPMIEIRPKAPGTDLLAMLRYAHGVEATTIDEATSLTAGQTFIEALASIYKAELNTVLRQGLQTDYQRVDRTVSYLRGRVNVQRQLQRHGPMPTTFDCTYDERTADTIVNRAVLYATTLLMRFVRDRSLSQALERHQHRLRRQVTLESVRPVDLEGIELTRLSAYYTDLLRLTKLVLRSVYVDELRSGRRASFALLVDMNRIFESVVERAMRTFVAERPGWTSHSQASSQKLVAGGKRSITIRPDVLIRDGEGRPVLVGDAKWKVDAGWSQVPSNEDIYQLVAYQVAHDAPGVLLYPEQEGRVGSQYSVRGLRSLTLVEVPTSYDRRRSESFEQVVVEAITSQLAVSEADNEK, from the coding sequence ATGCTTGAGTTGGAGGTCAATCGGGAGGCAACGCGGTTGGAGGTGCAGTACCAATCGGATGGGACGGCGGTCTTGCGAGCAACCCAACATGTCGGTGTCGTGTCGCTCCCTGATGGACCGATGATCGAAATTCGACCGAAGGCACCTGGAACGGATCTCTTGGCGATGTTGCGATATGCACACGGTGTTGAGGCAACGACGATCGATGAGGCGACGTCGTTGACAGCCGGCCAGACCTTCATCGAGGCACTGGCATCGATCTACAAAGCTGAATTGAATACTGTGCTTCGCCAAGGGTTACAGACCGATTACCAGCGTGTAGATCGGACCGTCTCGTATCTACGTGGACGAGTTAATGTGCAGCGTCAGTTACAGCGCCATGGCCCGATGCCGACGACGTTCGACTGTACGTACGACGAGCGCACTGCGGATACAATCGTGAATCGAGCGGTGTTGTATGCGACGACGCTGTTGATGCGGTTTGTTCGGGACCGATCGTTGAGTCAGGCTCTTGAGCGCCATCAGCATCGGCTGCGGCGGCAGGTGACGCTTGAGTCTGTTCGGCCGGTTGATCTTGAGGGAATTGAGTTGACGCGATTGTCGGCGTATTATACTGATCTGTTGCGACTCACGAAGCTCGTGCTGCGGAGTGTCTACGTCGATGAGTTGCGATCGGGTCGGAGGGCGTCGTTTGCGTTGTTAGTGGATATGAATCGAATCTTTGAATCAGTCGTTGAGCGGGCCATGAGGACGTTTGTCGCGGAACGGCCAGGTTGGACGAGTCATTCACAGGCCAGTTCGCAAAAGCTTGTGGCGGGTGGGAAGCGCTCGATTACGATTCGACCTGATGTGTTGATTCGGGATGGAGAGGGGCGGCCAGTGTTGGTTGGGGATGCAAAATGGAAGGTGGATGCTGGTTGGAGTCAAGTGCCTTCTAACGAGGATATCTATCAGTTGGTGGCGTATCAAGTGGCGCACGATGCCCCGGGCGTGTTGCTGTATCCGGAACAAGAGGGGCGTGTTGGCTCGCAGTATTCTGTTCGGGGGTTGCGGTCACTGACCTTGGTAGAAGTACCGACGTCTTATGACAGACGAAGATCCGAGTCATTCGAACAAGTAGTGGTAGAGGCAATTACCTCCCAACTGGCAGTGTCTGAAGCTGATAACGAGAAGTAG